A window from Saccharomyces cerevisiae S288C chromosome XIII, complete sequence encodes these proteins:
- the MCM1 gene encoding transcription factor MCM1 (Transcription factor; involved in cell-type-specific transcription and pheromone response; plays a central role in the formation of both repressor and activator complexes; relocalizes to the cytosol in response to hypoxia), with the protein MSDIEEGTPTNNGQQKERRKIEIKFIENKTRRHVTFSKRKHGIMKKAFELSVLTGTQVLLLVVSETGLVYTFSTPKFEPIVTQQEGRNLIQACLNAPDDEEEDEEEDGDDDDDDDDDGNDMQRQQPQQQQPQQQQQVLNAHANSLGHLNQDQVPAGALKQEVKSQLLGGANPNQNSMIQQQQHHTQNSQPQQQQQQQPQQQMSQQQMSQHPRPQQGIPHPQQSQPQQQQQQQQQLQQQQQQQQQQPLTGIHQPHQQAFANAASPYLNAEQNAAYQQYFQEPQQGQY; encoded by the coding sequence ATGTCAGACATCGAAGAAGGTACGCCTACTAATAATGGGCAACAGAAGGAGAGAAGAAAGATAGAAATTAAGTTCATCGAGAATAAAACAAGGCGCCATGTgacattttccaaaaggAAGCACGGTATCATGAAAAAGGCGTTTGAGCTTTCTGTTCTAACGGGGACCCAGGTCCTGTTGCTAGTCGTTTCAGAAACAGGTTTGGTATATACTTTCAGCACGCCGAAGTTTGAACCTATAGTCACGCAGCAGGAAGGTAGAAACCTGATCCAGGCCTGTCTTAACGCCCCtgatgatgaggaagaagacgaGGAGGAAGAcggtgatgatgatgatgatgatgacgatgatggTAATGATATGCAACGCCAGCAAccacaacaacagcaaccgcaacaacagcaacaagtATTGAATGCACACGCAAATAGCTTAGGCCATCTAAATCAAGATCAGGTACCGGCAGGCGCGCTGAAACAAGAGGTGAAGTCACAATTGCTAGGCGGTGCCAATCCTAATCAAAACTCAATGAttcaacagcagcaacatCACACGCAGAATTCACAAccacaacagcaacagcaacaacaaccacAGCAGCAAATGTCACAGCAACAAATGTCACAGCATCCTCGACCACAGCAAGGAATACCACATCCGCAACAATCGCAGCcacagcaacagcaacaacaacaacaacaactgcaacagcagcaacagcagcaacaacaacaacccCTCACCGGCATTCATCAGCCTCACCAACAGGCTTTTGCCAACGCTGCCTCCCCCTATCTGAATGCTGAACAGAATGCTGCCTACCAACAATACTTTCAAGAACCGCAACAAGGCCAATACTAA
- the ARG80 gene encoding Arg80p (Transcription factor involved in regulating arginine-responsive genes; acts with Arg81p and Arg82p) produces MTSNSDGSSTSPVEKPITGDVETNEPTKPIRRLSTPSPEQDQEGDFDEEDDDDKFSVSTSTPTPTITKTKDSSDTSTVTRRKQPIRYIENKTRRHVTFSKRRHGIMKKAYELSVLTGANILLLILANSGLVYTFTTPKLEPVVREDEGKSLIRACINASDTPDATDTSPAQEQSPAN; encoded by the coding sequence ATGACGTCGAATAGCGACGGTTCAAGTACCAGTCCAGTTGAGAAACCAATTACCGGCGATGTTGAAACTAATGAACCTACCAAACCAATACGGCGGCTTTCAACGCCATCGCCAGAACAAGATCAAGAAGGCGATTTCGACGAAgaagacgatgatgacaaaTTCAGCGTGAGCACATCAACTCCCACCCCAACCATAACGAAAACTAAGGACAGCAGCGACACAAGTACGGTTACGAGGCGGAAGCAGCCGATCAGGTACATCGAGAATAAGACCCGGAGACATGTCACCTTCTCGAAGAGGCGGCACGGGATCATGAAAAAAGCATATGAGCTCTCCGTCCTAACCGGCGCCAATATTCTGCTTCTAATTCTGGCAAACTCTGGCCTGGTCTACACTTTCACAACGCCTAAGCTCGAGCCGGTGGTACGGGAAGACGAGGGTAAGAGCCTCATCAGGGCATGCATCAATGCTTCAGACACTCCTGACGCTACCGACACGTCGCCGGCACAGGAACAATCTCCGGCAAACTGA